From Natator depressus isolate rNatDep1 chromosome 7, rNatDep2.hap1, whole genome shotgun sequence, the proteins below share one genomic window:
- the LOC141991504 gene encoding uncharacterized protein LOC141991504 produces the protein MESQNRKRAPAWTEQEVLDLVAVWEDESVLSELCSKRRNVKIFEKISKGMKDRDYNRDPQQCRVKLKELRQAYQRGKWLLRVRAQTCRFYDELHAILGGAPTTTPVLCVDSVNGLSRNRDADFGDEEKVEAQQASGEIVFPDSQELFFTLDLVPSQPTEGRLPDLEGREGTSAANVSSLHVSSPSQRLSKIRSRKKRTHDEMFSELMQSSHTERSQHNAWRETMSESRKA, from the exons atggagtctcagaatcgcaaaagagctccagcatggaccgaacaggaggtactggatttGGTCGCTGTATGGgaagacgaatccgtgctatcagaactctgttcaaAAAGacgaaatgtcaaaatatttgaaaaaatctccaagggcatgaaggacagagactataacagggacccacagcagtgccgcgtgaaacttaaggagctcaggcaagcctaccagagaggcaaatggctgctccgggtcagagcccagacatgccgcttctatgatgagctgcatgccattctagggggtgcccctacaactaccccagtCCTGTGCGTGGACTCTGTCAATGgactctcacgcaacagggatgcggattttggggacgaggagaaggttgaagcacagcaagcaagtggagaaattgttttccctgacagccaggaactgtttttcaccctggatctagtaccctcccaacccacggaaggcaggctcccggacctagaaggcagagaagggacctccg ctgcaaatgtttcatctCTCCAtgtatcatctccgtcccagaggctatcaaagattagaagccgaaaaaaacgcactcatgatgaaatgttctctgagctcatgcagtcctcccacactgaaagatcCCAGCACAATGCatggagggagacaatgtcagagtccaggaaagcataa